Proteins from a single region of Anthonomus grandis grandis chromosome 10, icAntGran1.3, whole genome shotgun sequence:
- the LOC126740984 gene encoding ionotropic receptor 25a isoform X1: MDAIKMSFCIFILIYIFYNEASCQTTQNINVIFANEESNTVADKAVNIVLNYIKKTSKLGLSVDLKRVVGNRTDAPNVLDSLCSTYQKMLDDNTPPHLVLDTTKAGLASETVKSFSSALGIPTVSASYGQVGDLRQWRNLQPNEEEYLIQISPPGDIIPEVVRTLVLNQNITNAAILFDDSFVMDHKYKALLQNVATRHLIDEINSDLSKVPDQLEDLVKLDLKNFFVLGSLETIKNVLEAAEKKNLFNRMYAWHVITMDPGDLKASVKNCTILFAKPSVNTIYQDRLRNIETTFQLSSVTPEIEAAFYFDLALKAFLSVKEMLQDGAWKKNNVTNYITCDDYEPKNSPKRFNLNLRSYLQKDSSEPPTYGPFYITTNGMSYMEFSLLLSAVYIRSGASDKSIQLGVWQAGFDNNLTLHNPREMKNYTADIVHKIVTVVQKPFIYRDETAPKGFKGYCIDLIDEIANILHFDYEIEAVADGMFGNMDEQGNWNGIIKDLIDKKADIGLGSLSVMAERENVIDFTVPYYDLVGITILMKLPETPTSLFKFLTVLENEVWLCILAAYFFTSFLMWVFDRWSPYSYQNNREKYKDDEEKREFNLKECLWFCMTSLTPQGGGEAPKNLSGRLVAATWWLFGFIIIASYTANLAAFLTVSRLDTPIESLDDLSKQYKIQYAPVNGSSTMTYFQRMADIEARFYEIWKDMSLNDSLSDVERSKLAVWDYPVSDKYTKMWQAMKEAGLPPDLDSAIERVRKSKSSSEGFAYLGDATDIKYLEMTNCDFTIVGEEFSRKPYAIAVQQGSPLKDQFNTAILQLLNRRELERLKETWWNKNPEKQKCEKAEDQSDGISIQNIGGVFIVIFVGIGLACITLAFEYWWYKYRKNTKITNVAEAGYKKTKSFERNTDKTLKNNKGEFGLKVSKLYPKTKY, encoded by the exons ATGGATGCCATCAAAAtgtctttttgtatttttattttaatttatattttttacaatgaaGCATCTTGTCAAACGACGCAAAACATTAACGTGA TTTTTGCAAACGAAGAAAGCAATACTGTCGCCGATAAGGCAGTCAATATcgtcttaaattatattaaaaaaacttctaagCTGGGACTAAGTGTGGATTTAAAACGTGTGGTGGGCAATAGAACAGATGCTCCAAATGTGTTAGATTCAC TATGTTCAACATATCAAAAGATGTTAGATGATAACACACCGCCACATCTGGTGCTCGATACTACAAAAGCAGGACTTGCTTCTGAAACTGTCAAGTCCTTCAGTTCTGCTTTGGGAATTCCAACag TTAGTGCATCTTATGGCCAGGTCGGAGATTTAAGGCAATGGCGCAACTTGCAGCCTAATGAGGAAGAGTACCTCATACAAATATCGCCGCCTGGTGACATAATTCCAGAAGTCGTGAGAACTCTCGTTCTTAATCAAAATATTACGAATGCAGCAATTTTGTTCGATGACTCTTTTG tgatgGACCATAAATACAAGGCACTTCTTCAAAATGTGGCTACTCGACACCTCATCGATGAAATCAATTCAGACCTAAGTAAAGTGCCAGACCAGCTAGAAGACTTGGTAAAACTGGACTTGAAGAATTTCTTTGTCTTGGGAAGTTTAGAAacaatcaaaaatgttttggaaGCCGCTGAAAAGAAAAACCTTTTTAACAGAATGTATGCCTGGCATGTCATAACTATG GATCCTGGGGATTTAAAAGCCTCTGTAAAAAACTGCACCATATTGTTTGCAAAACCTAGTGTCAACACGATATATCAAGACCGATTACGCAATATTGAGACTACTTTTCAACTCTCGAGTGTCACTCCCGAAATTGAGGCAGCATTTTATTTCGATTTAGCTCTCAAAGCATTTTTATCTGTCAA AGAAATGTTACAAGACGGCGCatggaaaaaaaacaatgttacCAATTATATTACTTGTGACGACTACGAACCAAAGAATAGCCCTAAAAGATTCAATTTGAATCTCAGATCATACCTCCAAAAG GACTCATCCGAACCACCAACTTATGGCCCTTTCTATATAACAACGAATGGTATGAGCTACATGGAGTTCTCTTTATTATTGTCAGCAGTATACATCAGATCTGGAGCCTCTGATAAATCTATTCAACTTGGAGTTTGGCAAGCTGGATTTGATAATAACTTAACACTTCATAATCCCAGGGAAATGAAGAACTATACTGCTGATATCGTTCACAAGATAGTAACCGTAGTG CAAAAACCGTTTATCTATAGAGATGAGACAGCCCCCAAGGGTTTTAAGGGATACTGTATAGATTTGATCGATGAAATTGCCAATATTTTGCACTTTGATTATGAAATTGAGGCAGTTGCAGATGGTATGTTCGGCAATATGGATGAGCAAGGCAATTGGAATGGGATTATTaag gATTTAATTGACAAAAAAGCAGACATAGGCTTGGGATCACTGTCCGTAATGGCAGAACGTGAAAATGTAATTGATTTCACAGTTCCATATTATGACTTAGTAGGAATAACCATATTAATGAAATTGCCCGAGACTCCGACttctttgtttaaatttttgactGTGTTGGAAAATGAAGTGTGGCTTTGTATATTAGCTGCCTATTTCTTTACCAG cTTTCTTATGTGGGTCTTTGATCGTTGGTCGCCATACAGCTATCAAAATAAcagagaaaaatataaagacgACGAAGAAAAAAGAGAGTTTAATCTTAAAGAATGTCTTTGGTTTTGCATGACATCACTCACTCCTCAAGGAGGAGGCGAAGCTCCAAAAAACCTTTCAG GACGTCTGGTAGCGGCTACATGGTGGCTCTTCGGATTTATTATAATCGCTTCTTACACAGCCAATTTAGCGGCTTTTTTGACAGTATCAAGGCTAGACACACCTATAGAGTCTCTTGACGATCTGTCCAAGCAATACAAAATACAGTATGCTCCTGTTAATGGTAGTTCCACCATGACTTACTTTCAGAGGATGGCGGATATTGAGGCCAGATTTTATga GATTTGGAAGGATATGAGTTTAAACGATAGCCTAAGCGATGTTGAAAGGTCTAAGCTTGCCGTCTGGGATTATCCAGTCTCAGATAAATACACAAAGATGTGGCAGGCTATGAAGGAAGCAGGATTGCCCCCAGATTTAGATTCAGCTATTGAGAGAGTTAGAAAGTCAAAGTCCTCCTCTGAAG GTTTCGCTTACTTGGGTGATGCAACTGATATAAAATATCTGGAAATGACCAACTGTGATTTTACGATAGTGGGAGAGGAGTTTTCAAGGAAGCCTTATGCCATCGCTGTTCAGCAAGGTTCTCCGTTAAAAGATCAGTTTAATACTGC AATCCTGCAACTGTTAAATCGTCGTGAACTTGAGCGCCTTAAAGAAACATGGTGGAACAAGAATCCTGAGAAGCAGAAGTGCGAGAAGGCCGAAGATCAGTCGGATGGAATAAGCATTCAAAATATTGGCggtgtttttattgttattttcgTGGGCATAGGGCTGGCATGTATAACTTTAGCCTTTGAATACTGGTGGTACAAGTATAGGAAGAATACTAAAATTACCAATGTGGCCGAGGCtggatataaaaaaacaaaaagcttTGAGAGGAATACtgataaaacacttaaaaataataagggcGAGTTCGGTTTAAAAGTTAGTAAATTATATCCCAAGACAAAGTATTAA
- the LOC126740984 gene encoding ionotropic receptor 25a isoform X2, translating to MDAIKMSFCIFILIYIFYNEASCQTTQNINVIFANEESNTVADKAVNIVLNYIKKTSKLGLSVDLKRVVGNRTDAPNVLDSLCSTYQKMLDDNTPPHLVLDTTKAGLASETVKSFSSALGIPTVSASYGQVGDLRQWRNLQPNEEEYLIQISPPGDIIPEVVRTLVLNQNITNAAILFDDSFVMDHKYKALLQNVATRHLIDEINSDLSKVPDQLEDLVKLDLKNFFVLGSLETIKNVLEAAEKKNLFNRMYAWHVITMDPGDLKASVKNCTILFAKPSVNTIYQDRLRNIETTFQLSSVTPEIEAAFYFDLALKAFLSVKEMLQDGAWKKNNVTNYITCDDYEPKNSPKRFNLNLRSYLQKDSSEPPTYGPFYITTNGMSYMEFSLLLSAVYIRSGASDKSIQLGVWQAGFDNNLTLHNPREMKNYTADIVHKIVTVVQKPFIYRDETAPKGFKGYCIDLIDEIANILHFDYEIEAVADGMFGNMDEQGNWNGIIKDLIDKKADIGLGSLSVMAERENVIDFTVPYYDLVGITILMKLPETPTSLFKFLTVLENEVWLCILAAYFFTSFLMWVFDRWSPYSYQNNREKYKDDEEKREFNLKECLWFCMTSLTPQGGGEAPKNLSGRLVAATWWLFGFIIIASYTANLAAFLTVSRLDTPIESLDDLSKQYKIQYAPVNGSSTMTYFQRMADIEARFYEIWKDMSLNDSLSDVERSKLAVWDYPVSDKYTKMWQAMKEAGLPPDLDSAIERVRKSKSSSEGFAYLGDATDIKYLEMTNCDFTIVGEEFSRKPYAIAVQQGSPLKDQFNTAILILQYTRQLERMKEFWWIYNPESNSSCYKIDMDQPNFHSVGLDSVGGVFIVIFCGIGLAMSVLFLEYVWIVTCKKIAMTKKTNIL from the exons ATGGATGCCATCAAAAtgtctttttgtatttttattttaatttatattttttacaatgaaGCATCTTGTCAAACGACGCAAAACATTAACGTGA TTTTTGCAAACGAAGAAAGCAATACTGTCGCCGATAAGGCAGTCAATATcgtcttaaattatattaaaaaaacttctaagCTGGGACTAAGTGTGGATTTAAAACGTGTGGTGGGCAATAGAACAGATGCTCCAAATGTGTTAGATTCAC TATGTTCAACATATCAAAAGATGTTAGATGATAACACACCGCCACATCTGGTGCTCGATACTACAAAAGCAGGACTTGCTTCTGAAACTGTCAAGTCCTTCAGTTCTGCTTTGGGAATTCCAACag TTAGTGCATCTTATGGCCAGGTCGGAGATTTAAGGCAATGGCGCAACTTGCAGCCTAATGAGGAAGAGTACCTCATACAAATATCGCCGCCTGGTGACATAATTCCAGAAGTCGTGAGAACTCTCGTTCTTAATCAAAATATTACGAATGCAGCAATTTTGTTCGATGACTCTTTTG tgatgGACCATAAATACAAGGCACTTCTTCAAAATGTGGCTACTCGACACCTCATCGATGAAATCAATTCAGACCTAAGTAAAGTGCCAGACCAGCTAGAAGACTTGGTAAAACTGGACTTGAAGAATTTCTTTGTCTTGGGAAGTTTAGAAacaatcaaaaatgttttggaaGCCGCTGAAAAGAAAAACCTTTTTAACAGAATGTATGCCTGGCATGTCATAACTATG GATCCTGGGGATTTAAAAGCCTCTGTAAAAAACTGCACCATATTGTTTGCAAAACCTAGTGTCAACACGATATATCAAGACCGATTACGCAATATTGAGACTACTTTTCAACTCTCGAGTGTCACTCCCGAAATTGAGGCAGCATTTTATTTCGATTTAGCTCTCAAAGCATTTTTATCTGTCAA AGAAATGTTACAAGACGGCGCatggaaaaaaaacaatgttacCAATTATATTACTTGTGACGACTACGAACCAAAGAATAGCCCTAAAAGATTCAATTTGAATCTCAGATCATACCTCCAAAAG GACTCATCCGAACCACCAACTTATGGCCCTTTCTATATAACAACGAATGGTATGAGCTACATGGAGTTCTCTTTATTATTGTCAGCAGTATACATCAGATCTGGAGCCTCTGATAAATCTATTCAACTTGGAGTTTGGCAAGCTGGATTTGATAATAACTTAACACTTCATAATCCCAGGGAAATGAAGAACTATACTGCTGATATCGTTCACAAGATAGTAACCGTAGTG CAAAAACCGTTTATCTATAGAGATGAGACAGCCCCCAAGGGTTTTAAGGGATACTGTATAGATTTGATCGATGAAATTGCCAATATTTTGCACTTTGATTATGAAATTGAGGCAGTTGCAGATGGTATGTTCGGCAATATGGATGAGCAAGGCAATTGGAATGGGATTATTaag gATTTAATTGACAAAAAAGCAGACATAGGCTTGGGATCACTGTCCGTAATGGCAGAACGTGAAAATGTAATTGATTTCACAGTTCCATATTATGACTTAGTAGGAATAACCATATTAATGAAATTGCCCGAGACTCCGACttctttgtttaaatttttgactGTGTTGGAAAATGAAGTGTGGCTTTGTATATTAGCTGCCTATTTCTTTACCAG cTTTCTTATGTGGGTCTTTGATCGTTGGTCGCCATACAGCTATCAAAATAAcagagaaaaatataaagacgACGAAGAAAAAAGAGAGTTTAATCTTAAAGAATGTCTTTGGTTTTGCATGACATCACTCACTCCTCAAGGAGGAGGCGAAGCTCCAAAAAACCTTTCAG GACGTCTGGTAGCGGCTACATGGTGGCTCTTCGGATTTATTATAATCGCTTCTTACACAGCCAATTTAGCGGCTTTTTTGACAGTATCAAGGCTAGACACACCTATAGAGTCTCTTGACGATCTGTCCAAGCAATACAAAATACAGTATGCTCCTGTTAATGGTAGTTCCACCATGACTTACTTTCAGAGGATGGCGGATATTGAGGCCAGATTTTATga GATTTGGAAGGATATGAGTTTAAACGATAGCCTAAGCGATGTTGAAAGGTCTAAGCTTGCCGTCTGGGATTATCCAGTCTCAGATAAATACACAAAGATGTGGCAGGCTATGAAGGAAGCAGGATTGCCCCCAGATTTAGATTCAGCTATTGAGAGAGTTAGAAAGTCAAAGTCCTCCTCTGAAG GTTTCGCTTACTTGGGTGATGCAACTGATATAAAATATCTGGAAATGACCAACTGTGATTTTACGATAGTGGGAGAGGAGTTTTCAAGGAAGCCTTATGCCATCGCTGTTCAGCAAGGTTCTCCGTTAAAAGATCAGTTTAATACTGC
- the LOC126740987 gene encoding protein sneaky-like isoform X1 gives MSITLCFMLGAGISSSAQIRCITLLTFPAFGGRVGRSVLKALVITFIISGPLENLSNNGKEVVRVFACTASLTFNMTKTRFTLMFKPFTDAIFGMKTEVNEVKDTIRSIKDVSAPVTGEIEDEKAMKKIKEENDYLDELTTTKTSINDNKTNGERIEGERYEKKYLKKVETRCMGQFERAAERCRTMFETGYNKCYDTVTWVAGWLLCWPMKLDFVCNIAEALGGSSRCDPSKHIDAGFGEGYAYLKESRSSLSQNFKDVKLQYKLGKVKQLRDVRDARDTAVAILNKVKGKKEIFESIFNIIKRILAFIFLKIILSCQDYEEKYLKDIEFDNIYLTKYFRKIDARRKQQDKPTLLPLKKMERLLIVDPKTLKPLKTERESILRETFILVLEMITASTFILLDRLFYEALDLIRRHAKIDYLTTGKHDLLLQIKGTGMIAALLRSLVKGFNVKKRIKIERSNEQCLPKPQKLAAAYIFKIYGVYFAIWSMMWIQAYTQRLRRLICSYYFRKREKQRVLFLYNETLKRRKALFLHMKKTLERKARERRLEESYNICQILILKFPKRFSWLKIFKCARKKCLLCEEPEPRKLSEFIECPNEWCFFVYCKECWKDMGGKCLVCETEINTDEVIESDIDEF, from the exons ATGTCCATTACATTATGTTTTATGCTTGG TGCTGGTATATCTTCATCTGCACAAATACGGTGCATTACTCTTCTTACATTCCCAGCTTTTGGAGGTCGAGTTGGAAGAAGTGTCTTAAAAGCTTTGgttataacttttattatttccgGACCTTTAGAAAATTTGTCCAATAATGGAAAAGAAGTT GTAAGAGTGTTTGCTTGCACAGCTTCCCTAACATTTAACATGACCAAAACAAGATTTACTTTGATGTTTAAACCTTTTAccgacgcaatttttggtatgaaaactGAGGTCAATGAAGTTAAAGATACTATAAG GTCAATTAAGGATGTGTCTGCCCCAGTAACTGGTGAGATTGAGGACGAAAAGGCcatgaagaaaattaaagaagaaaatgatTATTTAGACGAGTTAACCACTACAAAAACGTCAATTAACGATAACAAGACAAATG GTGAACGCATTGAAGGCGAAAGATACGAAAAGAAATATCTCAAGAAAGTTGAAACGCGTTGTATGGGGCAATTTGAAAGAGCAGCTGAAAGATGCAGAACGATGTTTGAAACTggttataataaatgttatgaTACGGTAACTTGGGTTGCTGGTTGGCTACTTTGCTGGCCGATGAAACTTGATTTCGTATGTAATATAGCTGAAGCTTTAGGAGGTAGTAGCAG gtGTGATCCTTCAAAACATATCGATGCTGGTTTTGGAGAAGGGTATGCATATTTAAAAGAATCTAGGTCCTCATTGTCTCAAAATTTTAAGGATGTAAAGCTGCAGTACAAATTAG GAAAAGTGAAGCAACTAAGAGACGTAAGAGATGCCAGAGATACTGCTGTAGCGATTTTGAATAAAGTAAAGGGCAAAAAGGAGATATTTGAgagcatttttaatataataaagcgaatcttggcatttatttttcttaaaattatacttaGCTGTCAGGACTACgaggaaaaatatttaaaagatattgaatttgacaatatttatttaacaaa ATACTTTCGTAAGATAGACGCTCGAAGAAAACAACAAGACAAACCAACACtattacctttaaaaaaaatggagagGCTCCTAATTGTGGATCCTAAGACCCTTAAGCCTTTGAAAACAGAAAGAGAGAGCATTTTGAGAGAGACTTTTATTTTGGTACTGGAAATGATAACTGCCAGCACTTTCATTTTGTTGGATAGACTCTTCTACGAAGCGCTGGATTTGATAAGAAGACATGCTAAAATTGACTATTTGACTACAGGAAAGCATGATCTCTTACTTCAAATCAaag GCACAGGTATGATTGCAGCTCTTTTACGTTCTCTAGTAAAAGGTTTTAAcgtaaaaaaacgaataaaaatcGAACGTTCTAACGAACAATGTCTACCTAAACCCCAAAAACTGGCAGCTGCCTACatctttaaaatatatggaGTGTACTTTGCGATTTGGTCGATGATGTGGATTCAAGCCTACACTCAACGATTGAGACGATTGATATGCTCCTACTATTTTAGAAAACGAGAAAAACAACGAGTTTTATTTCTGTATAATGAAACGTTGAAGAGAAGAAAGGCTCTTTTTCT TCATATGAAAAAGACCCTTGAAAGAAAGGCGAGAGAAAGACGCCTAGAAGAAAGCTATAACATATgtcaaattcttattttaaagtttCCTAAGAGGTTCAGTtggttaaaaatttttaaatgcgCAAGAAAAAAATGTCTG
- the LOC126740987 gene encoding protein sneaky-like isoform X2: MSITLCFMLGAGISSSAQIRCITLLTFPAFGGRVGRSVLKALVITFIISGPLENLSNNGKEVVRVFACTASLTFNMTKTRFTLMFKPFTDAIFGMKTEVNEVKDTIRSIKDVSAPVTGEIEDEKAMKKIKEENDYLDELTTTKTSINDNKTNGERIEGERYEKKYLKKVETRCMGQFERAAERCRTMFETGYNKCYDTVTWVAGWLLCWPMKLDFVCNIAEALGGSSRCDPSKHIDAGFGEGYAYLKESRSSLSQNFKDVKLQYKLGKVKQLRDVRDARDTAVAILNKVKGKKEIFESIFNIIKRILAFIFLKIILSCQDYEEKYLKDIEFDNIYLTKYFRKIDARRKQQDKPTLLPLKKMERLLIVDPKTLKPLKTERESILRETFILVLEMITASTFILLDRLFYEALDLIRRHAKIDYLTTGKHDLLLQIKGTGMIAALLRSLVKGFNVKKRIKIERSNEQCLPKPQKLAAAYIFKIYGVYFAIWSMMWIQAYTQRLRRLICSYYFRKREKQRVLFLYNETLKRRKALFLHMKKTLERKARERRLEESYNICQILILKFPKRFSWLKIFKCARKKCLTLTQP; encoded by the exons ATGTCCATTACATTATGTTTTATGCTTGG TGCTGGTATATCTTCATCTGCACAAATACGGTGCATTACTCTTCTTACATTCCCAGCTTTTGGAGGTCGAGTTGGAAGAAGTGTCTTAAAAGCTTTGgttataacttttattatttccgGACCTTTAGAAAATTTGTCCAATAATGGAAAAGAAGTT GTAAGAGTGTTTGCTTGCACAGCTTCCCTAACATTTAACATGACCAAAACAAGATTTACTTTGATGTTTAAACCTTTTAccgacgcaatttttggtatgaaaactGAGGTCAATGAAGTTAAAGATACTATAAG GTCAATTAAGGATGTGTCTGCCCCAGTAACTGGTGAGATTGAGGACGAAAAGGCcatgaagaaaattaaagaagaaaatgatTATTTAGACGAGTTAACCACTACAAAAACGTCAATTAACGATAACAAGACAAATG GTGAACGCATTGAAGGCGAAAGATACGAAAAGAAATATCTCAAGAAAGTTGAAACGCGTTGTATGGGGCAATTTGAAAGAGCAGCTGAAAGATGCAGAACGATGTTTGAAACTggttataataaatgttatgaTACGGTAACTTGGGTTGCTGGTTGGCTACTTTGCTGGCCGATGAAACTTGATTTCGTATGTAATATAGCTGAAGCTTTAGGAGGTAGTAGCAG gtGTGATCCTTCAAAACATATCGATGCTGGTTTTGGAGAAGGGTATGCATATTTAAAAGAATCTAGGTCCTCATTGTCTCAAAATTTTAAGGATGTAAAGCTGCAGTACAAATTAG GAAAAGTGAAGCAACTAAGAGACGTAAGAGATGCCAGAGATACTGCTGTAGCGATTTTGAATAAAGTAAAGGGCAAAAAGGAGATATTTGAgagcatttttaatataataaagcgaatcttggcatttatttttcttaaaattatacttaGCTGTCAGGACTACgaggaaaaatatttaaaagatattgaatttgacaatatttatttaacaaa ATACTTTCGTAAGATAGACGCTCGAAGAAAACAACAAGACAAACCAACACtattacctttaaaaaaaatggagagGCTCCTAATTGTGGATCCTAAGACCCTTAAGCCTTTGAAAACAGAAAGAGAGAGCATTTTGAGAGAGACTTTTATTTTGGTACTGGAAATGATAACTGCCAGCACTTTCATTTTGTTGGATAGACTCTTCTACGAAGCGCTGGATTTGATAAGAAGACATGCTAAAATTGACTATTTGACTACAGGAAAGCATGATCTCTTACTTCAAATCAaag GCACAGGTATGATTGCAGCTCTTTTACGTTCTCTAGTAAAAGGTTTTAAcgtaaaaaaacgaataaaaatcGAACGTTCTAACGAACAATGTCTACCTAAACCCCAAAAACTGGCAGCTGCCTACatctttaaaatatatggaGTGTACTTTGCGATTTGGTCGATGATGTGGATTCAAGCCTACACTCAACGATTGAGACGATTGATATGCTCCTACTATTTTAGAAAACGAGAAAAACAACGAGTTTTATTTCTGTATAATGAAACGTTGAAGAGAAGAAAGGCTCTTTTTCT TCATATGAAAAAGACCCTTGAAAGAAAGGCGAGAGAAAGACGCCTAGAAGAAAGCTATAACATATgtcaaattcttattttaaagtttCCTAAGAGGTTCAGTtggttaaaaatttttaaatgcgCAAGAAAAAAATGTCTG